In Juglans regia cultivar Chandler chromosome 13, Walnut 2.0, whole genome shotgun sequence, the DNA window TGTAGCTGTATTCCCCTGGACCAAAaccaaagattttttttttttcattttccttcatgattaaaatgaattaagGTAATActatttagagagagaaagagtaccgactgggtgtttggatgttaaagtgagttgagttgagttgagttgagatgataaaatattattagaatattattttttaatattattattattttagaatttaaaaaagttgaattgtttattatattttgtattggaatttgaaaaaattgtaatgatgagttgagatgaattgagatgagtttggtaaccaaactcacccttaggATGATTTGTCCCATTTGGATTTGCAAATTGAGGAGTCGTAGCCGAGAGATGAGAGATAGTTAGTGACGATGATTTTGAGATTGTCTTTtcgtttgtgaattttgttgttCTTCTCAACGATCTTCGACGTGTCTGCTAAGAGATTTCTCTCCACAATGCCAGAGCAAGGAATTAGAGTCTGTTGCAACAAAACATGATTAAATTGAGCTCTTAGGAGTTTTTCTAATAATTCTTTAACCAAAACTATGCTTATGCTCCGTTTGGTAGCTAAGAAATTAGATGAAGTTGAGAAACTATGCTTATGCTCCGTTCGGATGAAGCTCAAATGAACGATGGTGTCTTCTTGCCActacattttcttcttctttgaagcTTGAAGCCTTGACTGAACGAAAGAATGAAAAAGTCTATTTGccgctgttttttttttttttttaaatataattgctGACGCCACATCAATGGTGTTTGCATACAAGCACAGGTCTTTGCCTGTATGTAACAGTACTGATAGACAAAAGTTGCATGATCTTCAacaagaagaggaggagggaaTCAAAAGAAAGGCAATTGCCACATTAACACGATAGCTCAAGAACAATAACAATGTGGGctccaattaataataaatacatgaggCAGGTTAACATCTTCCATTTCTGCACTTTTAGGTTGCATTTGGGTAGTAAggtatttataaatattctgtaaataataataaaaaattaatgatagaataatgaataatagtgaaaaagtaggtgaaaaagtaaaagtaaaataataaatagtattgagGTATTCTTACTTTCTAAACTAGATAAACTTAGACGAATGCTTTTTTCATTCCTCCATATATATTCTCTTAAAGGGTGCCTCTGCTTCATGTTATGAAGTTCACCCTATCTACAAGCTCAACTTCTCtagaaagtaaaatatttgcCTTTTACCTCTTTCAATGTAGACCATTTTAAAGGAATGTTCTCCAaattttaatttgcatttacatTTAACTAagccaatgtgaatgctcttattttgcatctttaattaattaattgagtaTCAGAAATATGTATCTTAAGCATGCATCTTACTTTTCTttcaattagtttttttttttttttgaatttgcaaTTAATTGATTCTCACTCCATAGCTTGGCCTACTTGTACTAgatgtttggaaatgagatgagataagaactTTGTGATTAATAGTAAggtggtttgtgaataataatgaaatagtttaagttaagtattttttagatttttaggtCGAGCTTTAAATAGGAAAAACTCATTGAAACTTTTCGTGATATCTTATTCAAAAGATGTTTTTTTCCCACCATTAGGACCCAACATTTTATGATGGCACATAAGAATGGTAAAGAAATATGTCTATCATAAAAAAGCTGGGATGACATTATTGGGAACATATGTATGGCATGTTATTCAGATGACATCGAGGAAGAGAAGATTATCAAACAACCCCCTTatcactaataaaaataaaaaaacaaataagccCTTTGTCAAACCCACAACTGAAACCATTCAATAAAACGAGATCACTCAAAGTTATTATGAAAAGgagaacattttccaaaacccgaAGCGGACTCATGTAAAACCACAGAAACGGGCTAGGAATGGGATCCACTCCGTTGCGTATGCAACCGATTTCAATGGCGAGGCGTTTTGAGGTCAAGAAGAGGAGGTTTATACTAATGAGAAGGCGGTGGAGAATCATTTGACACCTAGTATTGTGTATACGGTCTGTACTATGGTGAGCGCAAACAAGAAGATGGCAGCAATAAGGGAGAGAATAGCCCATGGATTTCTGAAATATGTATGAATGAGATTGGCCCGCCACCTATTCAAGCGCTTCTTGCAGTACTCACTAACCATTTTATGCACTACATCGAGGCTACTTTCTGGGTCGAGCGTTATATCcttagagagagagttgaagagCTTGGCGACAGCTTTGTCACTTCCAATGGCATTCTGTATGATGCCACTCGAATGCAGAAGGGCAACGTCCATTGCATTGTCGATGATGTTGTCCATGAAAAAGATATAGGAGGTAATCTCGTTGCCGGCCCCGACGTGGAAACGCTCAAAGGCTATTAAGTTCAGGAATATCGACTCGGTGGCATCGTCCACAACGATGAGTGGAAGCCTAAGCACCCCGCCGGCGAAAGTGATGTCTTTGAGGCTCGCATTTTTGTTTACCTTGAACCGGATTCCGGCTTCATTAAGCTCTGTTGCAGATCTTATGATCTCATCACCACTTGGCTTCATGTCCTGTCCGAGTGGTCTCCCCTTATGCTTTTTTTTACGGTTTCCCTTTTGCTGAAGCAAGTTCCTCCTATAAACATCCAGTACGTGCAGGCAGTCGCCCATCTCTGAGTAATGGGGTTTGGGGAACCAAGACTTGAGTATGAGTTGATTGACACTCTCTGTATCCTGCTCAAGAGTCATCGTTTCtttgtaaaagaaattaagaaaaaaaaccataaaaatagtattaaaaaaattcacagtgatcgatttttttaattaagaactgatatatacataaagagtttacataaaaataaattcacaaattaacgtGGCTTCAAGTGAtcgattaaatttattttatagtaaaaataactatataatctGAGGTACTACTTTAAACtacgttagtttataaatttacatttttataatttttttaagataaaagtatttcttttttatattcaagtctataaatcaaaaaaataacgGAAGTTGAGAAAAGGTTGCAAGATTTTGTCACGTAGACAGAGAAGAGAGATTTCACCTTCACTGGATTATTAATGACGTTGGAGCCTTTCTCAACTTCAAGCAGTTGTTCAAGAACCCGCATTGGGATCTGATTTTCAAGCATCAGCATGTCGCGCCTGATATGGGGCATGATATACAGTTTCCCGTGTTTGCTGAATATTGGATCCTTGGAATCATAGTCATTCGATTCATCTACACTGGCACGAAGGATTTCCAGCATAAAGCATCCGTCGAGAGTCATCATTTTTAAGAATCCAGCTGTGTCGTCTGCCCATTTGGGATCGAGCGGCTCGTACGAGTCTTTCAAATCCTGCACGACCTTATCTAAAGCGTCGAGGCACGATTCAACAGGTTTTCCACATCTCCTTAAGAAATGGAGCAATGCCCTGTGCTTATGCTCCTCCATCCGTTTTAAATGTGCTTCCCCGTGATGGTAAGGACCGAATGAGACTGTCTGCGGCATGTAGGCCTTTTTGTTTAGATCTTTAACGCTTGCAGGTACTTCATAGATTGAATGCTTTTCCCACTGTTGTCTCATCTTTGAAGTATCTCCCATTTGTTTTACTCCATCATTGACGTCTATGACCCATTTCGAATCTCCCATTACTGTCTAGAATGTCTACAGTAATAATTGGAATGGTGATCAAAACAATTAAGCACCTTCCCCTCTGCTGTTTTGGTATCACCTTCTGGTTTCATTTATACATCCTTGAGGATCGGGAACATGCAGATATCTATCTTCAGTATCCAAGTTTTCTTGGACGGTTTACTCATAAGGCAATTGATTGATTCTCACGTCATAATAAGCACCCATTATGGTATTCCTAAAGCTGAAAACGCTTGGGGCCAATTGGAGATCTAGACCTTTCTGCTCTACTGGTATAATATGCACGGCATTTGCAACATTCCTTTCTTGTAATGAGTGAAAGGCAGCTTTTGTCCTTAATCACATGCGAAGCTGTTTGTGATGTTCTACCCTTGTTTCTAGAATAACAATCTGGTAAGTAACAGTTGCATTAGTACATGAAACACGAGCAATAGACAAAAGTTGCATCTTTTTTCCCGGTTGCATGATCTTCAACAAGAAGATGATCAGAGGAAACGAAAAGAAAGGATATTTACCACTTTTACACGATAGCTCAAGAACATTAACAATGTGGGctccaattaataataaatagtacaAGAGGTAGGTTAACATCTTCCATTTCTGCACTTTAAAGGGTGCCTCATCATGTTATGAAGTTCACCGTATGATCTACTAGCTCAACTTCTCCATTTCATCCCTTTACTTACATTTCAGCCTTCAGGGTGCTGATCTGCGTGCATGCAGTACCAACGGGAACGATCAGCACATGCAAGCACCTTCCCCGCTTTCACTTAtgcatctttaattaattaattgaggaTCAGAAACATGTATCTCAATCATCTTACTTTAATTGATTCTCACTACATAGCTCGGTCCTCTTGTACATAAAAGTTTCTCTGCAATTTCACCTGTCccaaatatcttttataataaataaataaataaataatgttgaGTATAATATCTTTTCTTAGAGCATATGATTGTAGGATGACCATCTCACCAACCATtatcaacaaaggaaaaaaaacattgcagtatacatttttttttttcatttattcgaTTGCTGAATTGCTGGTGCTGGCCCATACACGGAGACGACCGACTCCTCATTAGTCCCGGTTCGCTCTTTTTGGGGCCTACGGCTCCGGAAGGACCCGACCACGTAGCCACTCACAATTTCGGGCCTTTGGAGTTACACCAAACCCAGAAAGCCCACAAGGCCTCAAGGGACGTGTACGGACATAGAAGAAAGGCGCCCCCGATTAAGCCctcaatatatttgtaatatgaaTAATGTTAATATGCCTCTTTATTTTGACggttcatatatttatttcttttttattattttttaatgattaaggatttgaatattaatgtattggcatttttttaaaatatgttaaaaaaattttgaaataaaaggcaaaaaaaaaagtgcaaattCACAGGGCACAGTGGATAGGCGGCAAAGTAGCATCACTCTTTATAGTATTCAATCAATATCTTGATCTTtcattataaaatcataaaattaaaattggagaaaaattatatttgcaagtgAT includes these proteins:
- the LOC108997335 gene encoding UPF0481 protein At3g47200-like, with amino-acid sequence MGDSKWVIDVNDGVKQMGDTSKMRQQWEKHSIYEVPASVKDLNKKAYMPQTVSFGPYHHGEAHLKRMEEHKHRALLHFLRRCGKPVESCLDALDKVVQDLKDSYEPLDPKWADDTAGFLKMMTLDGCFMLEILRASVDESNDYDSKDPIFSKHGKLYIMPHIRRDMLMLENQIPMRVLEQLLEVEKGSNVINNPVKDTESVNQLILKSWFPKPHYSEMGDCLHVLDVYRRNLLQQKGNRKKKHKGRPLGQDMKPSGDEIIRSATELNEAGIRFKVNKNASLKDITFAGGVLRLPLIVVDDATESIFLNLIAFERFHVGAGNEITSYIFFMDNIIDNAMDVALLHSSGIIQNAIGSDKAVAKLFNSLSKDITLDPESSLDVVHKMVSEYCKKRLNRWRANLIHTYFRNPWAILSLIAAIFLFALTIVQTVYTILGVK